In a single window of the Numenius arquata unplaced genomic scaffold, bNumArq3.hap1.1 HAP1_SCAFFOLD_1263, whole genome shotgun sequence genome:
- the LOC141478058 gene encoding LOW QUALITY PROTEIN: coiled-coil and C2 domain-containing protein 1A-like (The sequence of the model RefSeq protein was modified relative to this genomic sequence to represent the inferred CDS: deleted 1 base in 1 codon) codes for MSRARRPPPAPGHGAAIARQMGLLPELGPAGDEEEEEEEGGAGLEAELLALLGGGPPAPGEKPQGTAPLPMEAIERMAALCMRDPQEEEEEEEDDEEDLMAELQEVLGDSGGGGGAAPMPPPTVRQTVPEPPPDPEGMERRLRERADMYRAAIGGAGGAGDGARLRRYQRGLKTLETLLADVKKGKKIQEEEIPPPVALGKGVSPPLPPPASSLPDAPQNLPRPPQNLPQPPPVGVASPETKPSPSSPCPPPGSGATEGLLRDRQRGYQLAALQAKRRGDLEAATKLYRVAKSLEPLLEAVGQGRPVGLSQVPPPPDPLPKEPLSPPAQPPPPPKKKNKPEPPPPPRDALEALQQRMERYRGAAEAAEARGDARKARMHQRIVTQYQAAIRAHKAGKTVDFSELPVPPGFQPIPGAEAPAGGGDLGGLLEAAAQLATQGDPREEEEEEEDGAEEAKQLLFLEGRRRRLLEAALGAKRRNDAEGAKLLLRQAKGLEPLLQAARSGLPVDIAK; via the exons ATGAGCAGAGccaggagaccccccccc gcgccgggccACGGCGCCGCCATCGCCAGGCAG atgggTTTGCTGCCGGAGCTGGGGCCGGCgggggatgaagaggaggaggaggaggaggggggggccgggctggaggccgagctgctggcgctgctggggGGTGGCCCCCCCGCGCCGGGGGAGAAGCCCCAGGGGACAG cccccctgcCCATGGAGGCCATCGAGCGCATGGCGGCGCTCTGCATGAGGGacccccaggaggaggaggaggaggaggaagatgatgaagaggatCTGATG GCGGAGCTGCAGGAGGTGCTGGGTGAcagcggggggggcgggggggccgcgcCGATGCCTCCCCCCACGGTGCGACAGACG GTGCCGGAGCCCCCCCCGGATCCCGAGGGAATGGAGCGGCGGCTGCGGGAGCGGGCGGACATGTACCGGGCGGCCatcgggggggccgggggggccggggacgGCGCCCGCCTGCGACGCTACCAGAGGGGTCTCAAG ACGCTGGAGACCCTCCTGGCGGACGTCAAGAAGGGGAAGAAGATCCAGGAGGAGGAAATCCCCCCCCCGGTGGCTCTGGGGAAGGGGGTgagccccccgctgccccccccggcCTCCTCTCTGCCCGATGCCCCCCAGAAtctcccccggcccccccaaaatctcccccagccccctcccgtCGGCGTCGCGTCTCCGGAGACGAAACCATCTCCTTCCtcgccgtgtccccccccag gcTCGGGGGCCACCGAGGGGCTGCTGCGGGACCGGCAGCGTGGCTACCAGCTGGCAGCGCtacaagccaagcggcgcggggACCTGGAGGCGGCCACCAAGCTCTACCGGGTGGCCAAG AGCCTGGAGCCGCTGCTggaggccgtggggcagggccgCCCCGTGGGGCTGAGCCAGGTGCCGCCCCCCCCGG accCCCTGCCGAAGGAGCCGCTCTCGCCCCCCGCCCAA cccccccccccccccaaaaaaaaaaataaaccagagccccccccgcccccccgggacGCGCTGGAGGCCCTGCAGCAGCGCATGGAGCGTTACcggggggcggcggaggcggccgaGGCCCGAGGGGACGCCCGCAAAGCCCGCATGCACCAGCGCATCGTCACG caatacCAGGCCGCCATCCGGGCCCACAAAGCGGGGAAAACGGTGGATTTCTCCGAGTTGCCCGTTCCACCAG gctTCCAGCCCATCCCGGGGGCGGAGgcgccggccggggggggggacctgggggggctgctggaggcGGCGGCGCAGTTGGCCACCCAGGGGGACCcccgggaggaggaagaggaggaggaggatggcgcCGAGGAAGCAaag cagctcctgttcctggagggccggcggcggcggctgctggaGGCCGCGCTGGGAGCCAAGCGCCGCAACGACGCGGAGGGGGCCAAGCTGCTGCTGCGCCAGGCCAAGGGGCTGG